One segment of Kogia breviceps isolate mKogBre1 chromosome 14, mKogBre1 haplotype 1, whole genome shotgun sequence DNA contains the following:
- the KCNG1 gene encoding potassium voltage-gated channel subfamily G member 1 has translation MTLLPGDNSDYDYSALSCASDASFHPAFFPQSQSLKGVFYRRAQRLRPQDEPHQGGQPEDRRRQIIINVGGIKYSLPWTTLEEFPLTRLGQLKACTNFDDILNVCDDYDVTCNEFFFDRNPGAFGTILTFLRAGKLRLLREMCALSFQEELLYWGIAEDHLDGCCKRRYLQKIEEFAEMVEREDEDDPLDSEDHDSEGPTEGEGRLGRCMRRLRDMVERPHSGLPGKVFACLSVLFVTVTAVNLSISTLPSLREEEEKGQCSPMCHNIFIVESVCVGWFSLEFLLRLIQAPSKFAFLRSPLTLIDMVAILPYYITLLVDGAAADRRKPGTGNSYLDKVGLVLRVLRALRILYVMRLARHSLGLQTLGLTARRCTREFGLLLLFLCVAIALFAPLLYVIENEMAESPEFTSIPACYWWAVITMTTVGYGDMVPRSTPGQVVALSSILSGILLMAFPVTSIFHTFSRSYLELKQEQERVMFRRTQFLLKTKSQLSSMSHDSDILFGSASSDTRDNN, from the exons ATGACCCTCTTACCGGGAGACAATTCTGATTACGACTACAGCGCGCTGAGCTGCGCCTCCGATGCCTCCTTCCACCCGGCCTTTTTCCCCCAAAGCCAATCACTCAAGGGCGTCTTCTACCGCCGAGCCCAGCGGCTGCGGCCACAAGACGAGCCCCACCAGGGCGGCCAGCCAGAGGACCGCAGGCGCCAGATCATCATCAACGTGGGCGGCATCAAGTACTCGCTGCCCTGGACCACGCTGGAGGAGTTCCCGCTAACGCGGCTGGGCCAGCTCAAGGCCTGCACCAACTTCGACGACATCCTCAACGTGTGCGATGACTACGACGTCACCTGCAACGAGTTCTTCTTCGACCGCAACCCGGGGGCCTTCGGCACCATCCTGACCTTCCTGCGGGCTGGCAAGCTGCGTCTGCTGCGGGAGATGTGCGCCCTGTCCTTCCAGGAGGAGCTGCTCTACTGGGGCATCGCCGAGGACCACCTGGACGGCTGCTGCAAGCGCCGCTACCTGCAGAAGATCGAGGAGTTCGCCGAGATGGTGGAGCGGGAGGATGAGGACGACCCGCTGGACAGCGAGGACCACGACAGCGAGGGGCCCACGGAGGGCGAGGGCCGCCTGGGCCGCTGCATGCGGAGACTGCGCGACATGGTAGAGAGGCCGCACTCAGGGCTGCCCGGCAAGGTGTTCGCCTGCCTGTCGGTGCTCTTTGTCACCGTCACCGCCGTCAACCTCTCCATCAGCACCTTACCCAgcctgagggaggaggaggagaag ggCCAGTGCTCCCCGATGTGCCACAACATCTTCATCGTGGAGTCTGTGTGCGTGGGCTGGTTCTCCCTCGAGTTCCTCCTCCGTCTCATCCAGGCACCCAGCAAGTTTGCCTTCCTGCGGAGCCCGCTGACGCTGATCGACATGGTGGCCATCCTGCCCTACTACATCACCCTGCTGGTGGACGGCGCCGCCGCGGACCGCCGCAAGCCCGGCACGGGCAACAGCTACCTGGACAAGGTGGGGCTGGTGCTGCGGGTCCTGAGGGCGCTGCGCATCCTATACGTCATGCGCCTGGCCCGCCACTCGCTGGGGCTGCAGACGCTGGGGCTCACGGCCCGCCGCTGCACCCGCGAGTTCGGGCTCCTGCTGCTCTTCCTCTGCGTGGCCATCGCCCTCTTTGCCCCCCTCCTCTACGTCATCGAGAACGAGATGGCCGAGAGCCCCGAGTTCACCAGCATCCCCGCCTGCTACTGGTGGGCCGTCATCACCATGACAACTGTGGGCTATGGCGACATGGTACCCAGGAGCACGCCTGGCCAGGTGGTGGCGCTCAGTAGCATCCTCAGCGGAATCCTCCTCATGGCCTTCCCCGTGACCTCCATCTTCCACACCTTCTCCCGCTCCTACCTGGAGCTCAAGCAGGAGCAAGAGAGGGTGATGTTCCGGAGGACCCAGTTCCTCCTCAAAACCAAGTCGCAGCTGAGCAGCATGTCCCACGACAGTGACATCTTGTTTGGAAGTGCCTCCTCAGACACCAGAGACAACAACTGA